CGCATTGCCGATGCTGGCCGAAGAACCCCTGCTGCTGGGCGCGCTCTTCAGCAATCGTGCCGAGGCAATGCTGGATCTCGATCTGTTCGGTGAAGCCGAAGAGTCATTCCTGGCGGCACGCGAGGCCTTTTCTACGGCCGGCAACGAGCATGGGGCGGCGATCGTGGAAGGCAACCTGGCGGATCTGTTCGCTCGCGAGGGCCGCCTCGACGCAGCGCTGGAGCGTTTCGAGCTTGCGCGCCAACATTTCGAGGCCAGTGGTGCGACCGCCGACGTAGCTCGCCTGGACGCCGAAAGTGCCGAAGCCATGGCGATGCTGGGCGCGCGCGATGCCGCCATCACGACGCTCAGCCAGTGCCTGCCCCAATTGAGCACCGCTGGACTGGTGCGCGAGTGGCGGCGCGGCCAATTCGCCCTGGCCTGGTGCCTGCTCACCGGCGGACACGATGGTTCGGCCCGAGACGTCATCCACGCGTTGCTCGGAAACCTTGGACCGGAGGAGCCTGTCTTGCGTGCCCAATGCGAATTGGTGCTCGCCGTGCTGGACATTCGCTTTGGTCGCGCTGCGACTTCCGATCGGGCATCGGCCATCCTCGAAGCACTGGGCGACAGGCCCTTGCGTCTGGCACAGGCCCACGCGTGGCTGGCCGACGCAATGATCCGCGCCGGGAACTTCGACCGTGCCGATACGCACCTTCAAGCACTGGGTGCAAGCCGACTGGCAATGTCGATGTCGGCTCTACGAGCCCAACACGGACACCTGAGCGGCAGGCTGTTGCAGGCTCGCAAGAAGACCGCTGAGGCAGCGGAAGTGCTCCGCGAAGCGATGCTGGAGGCCGAACGCATACGCGGGGCCCTGCGTGCTGATCGCTGGCGGACCGCCTGCGGCCAATCGTGGCGCGATGCCTACCTTGACGCAATGTCGGCATCGCTGGACTCGGGCGATGTAGGAAACGCGCTGGACGCACTCGAGCGCGTGCGCGGCCGATCGCTCCACGAAGCAATGGGTTCGCAAGCCTTGGCCCGGGCACAGGACCCAGAACTGCATGAGAAACTCGAGGCCCTGAACGTGCAGTACGCACGGCTGGAAGCCGATGGCGACGCCTCGAGCATGGCGGCGAAGATCGCCCAACTCGAAGACGGCATCGAGCGGCTTCGTATCCGCAGAGATGCGGTGGGTCAGCCGCGACCTCTTTCGGTCGACCCGCTGCCGCTGGAGACCATCCGGGAGCGATTGCCCAGAGGCGCCGCGATCCTGGAGTACTTCCAGGAGGGCCGCGACGTGGGCGTGTTCGTTCTCCGGTCCGACGGCGTGCGCGTGCATCGCTGCATCGCGGGCGAGCAGCAGGTGCGAAGCGGTCTCTCGCGATTGCTGTTCGCCGTCGAATTCGCCGTTGACGATGAAGCCGAGCGTCGTGCGAGCGGCGAAGGGGAAGAGGTCGGCCCACGCAACGAGTCGGAGCAACGCGCCAACAGTCAGCTCTGGCGTTCCGCCGCCGACAACCTTTCCAGATTGCTCCTGCACCCCCTTGCGCCGGACCTGGAGGGCATCGACACGCTGGCCATCAGCCGGCCAGCAAGCCTGGAGGGCGTACCCTGGGCCGCCTTGCCCTGGGGAGAGTCGATGCTGCTGGCGCAATTCGTGGTGCGTTCGACGCCCAGCGCGAGCGTCGCCGTTCGGCCGCGAGAATCCGTATCACTGTCGGACGTGCTCGCCGTGGGCGTCGACGATGCGCTCGCACCGCGGATGGGTGAAGAGGCGGCATTGGTGGCCCAGCAGACCATTGGGCATGCACTGATCGGAAGGGACGCGACGACGAAGCGCGTCCTGGCAGCCATCGAGACGGCGGATGTGGTGCATCTCGCAACGCACTGCGTTTTCTCTCCCCGGCATCCGATGGCCTCGCGGCTGAAGCTGGCCGACCGATGGCTGAGCGCCTACGAGCTGGCCGCGGCCATCCGGCCGGGAGCTCGCATCGTGCTGGCCGGGTGCGAGAC
This genomic stretch from Phycisphaerales bacterium harbors:
- a CDS encoding CHAT domain-containing protein — protein: MLDQIEVVLTRKSTRPDELRALASDLKQLALTDLKQAVTIAERLASLPVADDALAVDLLTARAHVLSYATRFDDATSLLTQAARIADRTGDIGALAQVRLTAVQPLARAGRFEEAQHAAEAACDAFSARDDSIGQGKSKLNLGIVLRMRGLPSDALQAFNAALPMLAEEPLLLGALFSNRAEAMLDLDLFGEAEESFLAAREAFSTAGNEHGAAIVEGNLADLFAREGRLDAALERFELARQHFEASGATADVARLDAESAEAMAMLGARDAAITTLSQCLPQLSTAGLVREWRRGQFALAWCLLTGGHDGSARDVIHALLGNLGPEEPVLRAQCELVLAVLDIRFGRAATSDRASAILEALGDRPLRLAQAHAWLADAMIRAGNFDRADTHLQALGASRLAMSMSALRAQHGHLSGRLLQARKKTAEAAEVLREAMLEAERIRGALRADRWRTACGQSWRDAYLDAMSASLDSGDVGNALDALERVRGRSLHEAMGSQALARAQDPELHEKLEALNVQYARLEADGDASSMAAKIAQLEDGIERLRIRRDAVGQPRPLSVDPLPLETIRERLPRGAAILEYFQEGRDVGVFVLRSDGVRVHRCIAGEQQVRSGLSRLLFAVEFAVDDEAERRASGEGEEVGPRNESEQRANSQLWRSAADNLSRLLLHPLAPDLEGIDTLAISRPASLEGVPWAALPWGESMLLAQFVVRSTPSASVAVRPRESVSLSDVLAVGVDDALAPRMGEEAALVAQQTIGHALIGRDATTKRVLAAIETADVVHLATHCVFSPRHPMASRLKLADRWLSAYELAAAIRPGARIVLAGCETGRAGGVNTEDRTGLVSALLANGAAEVLSTHWPLHDSSAARIFEAMYAQLTSGSAASLAQALGRAQLQAEREGMSPWHFAALHVTGGMT